The genomic window GGGGGCCCATGCTACATGCTGTCCCTCCCCTCTACCGCGAAAAGCGTCTCATGCATGATTCCCCCGCTCCAAATTCTGGAGCCCCGGGCTCTGACAGCCCCATCACCATCCGGCTGGACGACTTCCTGAAATTCTGTGGCCTGGTGGGCACCGGCGGACAGGCCAAAGTGCTAATCCAAAACGGCGAGGTGCAGGTAAACGGTCAGGTCGAAACACGGCGACGCAAACAGCTGGTCCCTGGGGATGTTGTAGAGTTGTTGGGCGAACGCTTTGAAGTCGAAGCCACCGAGTAGGGATGCTAGCTGAAAGTGACATTGCCCGCGGGGGAAGATTCACGTTAAGGAATACTCCCCGTCGATATATGAAACAGATAGACCCTAAAAACCAATTTTGGATGAAGAACTATGAACCATCGCTATGTTGGCACGATGCTGGTCATCACGGCCCTTGTGTGTTCGAGTGCTAGCGGCCAGGCAAACACCCGTCGCGGAGCGACTTTGGGCGGCGTGGCTGGGGCGATTGCCGGCGGAATTATCGGCGAAAACAACGACGAGGCCGGCGCGGGAGCCGTCATCGGCGGGGTGCTGGGAGCCGTTGCGGGCGGTGCACTGGGCAGCGCCAAAGATCAAGAACAGGCGATGCAGCGGCAGCAGTACCAGTACCAGCAACAGAATTATCAATACCAGCAACAGCGGTACGCTGAGGTCCAGGCAGCGGTCACGCCCGCCGATGTGATCAATATGACTCGCAGCGGGCTGCCCGACACGGTGATTATGAGTCACATTCAGCAGCGGGGCGTGCAGCGTCGGCTGGAGGTATCGGACATTATTTCCTTGCATCAGCAGGGCGTTCGCGAGCCGGTGATTTCGGCCCTGCAGCACGCCACGGTGGGTGGACCCGCGACACAGCCCGCGCCGCAACCGGTTGTGGTCCAGGAGCGGCCGGTGATCGTCGAGCAGCGATATTACACGCCGCCACCGGCGGTGATCGTGCCCGCCCCGCGTTACTACCACCGCCCTCACTACCACGGCCGCCCCCATCATCACCGCGGTGGCACCCGGGTCGGCATCTCGTTTGGCCTGTAGGTCCGCGTTTTTGCGTTACGGATTGACCGCTCCCTAGGTCAAACGCTATTTTCTTACTCAACCCACGACCATTTCGGGCGTGGGTTTTTCATTTCATTCCTTTGACATTACGGGCGAAGGGCCACATTTGGCTCTGGCAATGGCTGAGATTTCGCTCTCGCCACGCTGCTTGGACCGGTCAAAACCAGGAGATTTCGCGATGAGTACCGACACCGCTACCAGCACTAATACGATCGTCCAGACGATGATCGAATCGGGCGTGCACTTTGGACACCGCACCAGTTTGTGGAATCCAAAGATGGCTCCCTACATCTTTGGTCGCAAAAACCAAATCCACATTCTCGACATCCGCGAAACCCTGCGTGGATTGCTGCGAGCCAAGAAGTACCTCCAACAAGTGGCCGCCAACAACGGCTTGATCCTATTCGTGGGTACCAAACGTCAAGCCGGCGAGGCGGTCGAAGAGCATTGCCAACGCTGCGGGATGCCGTTTGTCGCCGAACGTTGGTTGGGTGGCACGTTGACCAACTTCCGCACCATTCGCAGTCGTCTGGGACGCCTGGAGGAGCTGGAAACGATTCGCAGCGGCGAACAATTGGATAACTACTCCAAAAAAATGCAGTCGGCTCTGAACCGCGAATACCGCAAGATGTACCGCAACCTGAACGGTTTGCGTTCCATGAACCGGTTGCCCGAATGCTTGGTGATCATCGACCCCGGCAAAGAACGCAACGCCGTCCGCGAAGCCAAACGATTGGGCATCCCGACCGTGGCCTTGATCGACACCGACAGCAATCCAGACCTGATCGATCTGCCGATCCCCGGCAACGACGACGGTATCCGATCGATCGAAATCATCATGAAACAGCTGGCCGACGCCGTGATCGCCGGTAAAGGCACGCCGGCGGAAGCCGAAAAAGCGGCTGCCGATGCCGGCGAACAGCCCGCCGCCGCCGCCGAAGCGACCAGCTAAACAGCGGTCGATTGGACGCATTGTTTTTCCTGTCAGCGGGGTTCCCTTCGGTCGCGAAGCGAACCCTGTTTGACGTAAGGCGTCCAAGCATTACCCGCTTCAGTTCCCCAACTACCTGACCTCTTTAGCAAATCGATTTTAGATTTTTTAGAAATTACGAAGGAAGATGATGGCGATCACAGCAAAAGACATTAGTGAATTACGCAAAGCGACCGGCGCCGGCATGATGGACTGCAAGGCGGCCTTGAAGGAGTCCGACGGAGACTTCGATGGCGCGCTGGACTACCTTCGCAAGAAGGGCCAGAAAGTGGCCGCCAAACGCGCCGACCGCGATGCCAACGAAGGTGTCGTCGTGGCCTTGATGAACGACGCGGGCAATCGTGGCCTGTTGTTGGCCGTCAGCTGCGAAACCGACTTCGTGGCCAAAAACGATGACTTCGTGGCTTTCGTCAACAGCCTCGCTCAACTGGCCGCCGACAACGGTGTCGACACCAAGGAAGCTCTTCTGGACCTGCCCTACGAAGGCTCCACGGTTCGCGAGAAGCTGGTCGAAAAGACCGGCGTAATCGGCGAGAAGATCGAAGTCTCGGACTTCCATGTCGTCGAAGGCGAGAACCTGACCTCCTACATCCACGCCGGCAGCAAGATCGGTGTGCTGGTGTCCTACAAGGACGGCGGCAATGCCGAAGCCGCTCAGTTCTTCCGCTCCGTCGCCATGCACATCGCGGCGATGAGCCCCTCGATCCTGCGTCCCGAAGAATTCGACGAAGACTTCGTGGTCAAGGAAACCGAAGCCCTGCGTGCTCAGATCATCGCCGAAAACGAACTGAACGAAAAAGAAAACCTGGGCAAACCCCAGAAGAACGTTCCTCAGTACGCCAGCAAGCGACAACTGACCGCCGAAGTCATGGCCAAGGCCGAAGAGGACATCAAGGCTCAACTGAAAGCCGAAGGCAAACCGGAAAAGATCTGGGACAAGATCATCCCCGGCAAGCTGGAACGGTTCGTTGCCGACAATACTCTGCTGGACCTGGAACGCTGCTTGCTAAGCCAAGTGTTCGCACTGGACGACACCAAGACCGTCGAGCAAGCGGTCAAGGACCTGGGTGACGAAGCCGAAATCATCGAATTCCGCCGCGTCGCGGTAGGCTAACGTACGTCAGGTTTCTCGGCCTGCCCAACACAAAACACCGTACCGATCCCAATCGGTGCGGGGTTTTTTCATTGCCATCCGGCGAGGCGAGGCGTCAGTTGCTCGCTCCCCCGGGGCGAGCCCGGGAGGAAGCGACAGCGGTCGCGCCGGGCGTGGTAGGCGCCAGTTGTCCGCTCCCCCGGGGCAAGCCCGGGAGGAAGCGGGACGCTTTACCTCGGAGGCTATCGGCCGCCAAAATCTCGCTTGGCCTGCTCGCTGAACAACAACACGCAAGCCCAAATCCCAAACGGGAACACGCACAGGCCAAAGCAGGGAATCGCCGCGAGCACGGCAGCTGTACGGGAAGTCCCCAGGCTCTTCCGCATGGCCATCGAGACGCCGCCCGAAGTCATCAAAATCGCCACGATCAGCCCGAATATCGTGCCGGTGATAAATCCAATCAGTCGTGGCCAAGCCTCGCTAGGAATCTCATTGGTTGACAGCACCATCACCAAGCCAGCCCCGCGCAGAATGCTGCCCACCAGCATCAAGATCCCCCACAGAGCGATCAGGACGCCGTTGATGATGTAAAACGTGGTGCGATTCCCGCCCCCTCCGCCCGCTGCCGCCGGGGGCGCGCCAAACCCACCTTGCGGCGGTGCGTAGGGTGAGGGCGAGGCGGGTGCCGGACCGCTTGAGAATCCGCCACTGGGCGCTCCGAATGAAGGCGCTGGTGCGGCCGGAGCCCCCGCGGACGGCACGCCTCCAAAATCAAAGGGCGACGCTCCGCCACCACCGCCCGCCGGCGGCATGGCGCCGAACGGATCGGCAGGCGCCTGTGGCGCCGCTGGCTGAGCGGGTGCGCTCTGCGCCGCGCCCGCAGCCGGTTTTCCTCCGGGCACCTTCAGTTTCTTGCTGCACTGCGGACATTGCACCACTTTGCCCGCCAAAGCCGCGCTGACGGCCAACTGTTTGCTACAGCCCGG from Roseimaritima ulvae includes these protein-coding regions:
- a CDS encoding glycine zipper domain-containing protein, with the translated sequence MNHRYVGTMLVITALVCSSASGQANTRRGATLGGVAGAIAGGIIGENNDEAGAGAVIGGVLGAVAGGALGSAKDQEQAMQRQQYQYQQQNYQYQQQRYAEVQAAVTPADVINMTRSGLPDTVIMSHIQQRGVQRRLEVSDIISLHQQGVREPVISALQHATVGGPATQPAPQPVVVQERPVIVEQRYYTPPPAVIVPAPRYYHRPHYHGRPHHHRGGTRVGISFGL
- a CDS encoding RNA-binding S4 domain-containing protein, which encodes MHDSPAPNSGAPGSDSPITIRLDDFLKFCGLVGTGGQAKVLIQNGEVQVNGQVETRRRKQLVPGDVVELLGERFEVEATE
- the tsf gene encoding translation elongation factor Ts, producing MMAITAKDISELRKATGAGMMDCKAALKESDGDFDGALDYLRKKGQKVAAKRADRDANEGVVVALMNDAGNRGLLLAVSCETDFVAKNDDFVAFVNSLAQLAADNGVDTKEALLDLPYEGSTVREKLVEKTGVIGEKIEVSDFHVVEGENLTSYIHAGSKIGVLVSYKDGGNAEAAQFFRSVAMHIAAMSPSILRPEEFDEDFVVKETEALRAQIIAENELNEKENLGKPQKNVPQYASKRQLTAEVMAKAEEDIKAQLKAEGKPEKIWDKIIPGKLERFVADNTLLDLERCLLSQVFALDDTKTVEQAVKDLGDEAEIIEFRRVAVG
- a CDS encoding zinc ribbon domain-containing protein, which encodes MPTTIACPKCQTKLNLPDSALGKQVRCPKCSATLRAPAAAGGAAAKPSGSSPAGAQKPAAGSGKTTIRCPGCSKQLAVSAALAGKVVQCPQCSKKLKVPGGKPAAGAAQSAPAQPAAPQAPADPFGAMPPAGGGGGASPFDFGGVPSAGAPAAPAPSFGAPSGGFSSGPAPASPSPYAPPQGGFGAPPAAAGGGGGNRTTFYIINGVLIALWGILMLVGSILRGAGLVMVLSTNEIPSEAWPRLIGFITGTIFGLIVAILMTSGGVSMAMRKSLGTSRTAAVLAAIPCFGLCVFPFGIWACVLLFSEQAKRDFGGR
- the rpsB gene encoding 30S ribosomal protein S2, with translation MSTDTATSTNTIVQTMIESGVHFGHRTSLWNPKMAPYIFGRKNQIHILDIRETLRGLLRAKKYLQQVAANNGLILFVGTKRQAGEAVEEHCQRCGMPFVAERWLGGTLTNFRTIRSRLGRLEELETIRSGEQLDNYSKKMQSALNREYRKMYRNLNGLRSMNRLPECLVIIDPGKERNAVREAKRLGIPTVALIDTDSNPDLIDLPIPGNDDGIRSIEIIMKQLADAVIAGKGTPAEAEKAAADAGEQPAAAAEATS